A window of Mangifera indica cultivar Alphonso chromosome 11, CATAS_Mindica_2.1, whole genome shotgun sequence contains these coding sequences:
- the LOC123229019 gene encoding anthocyanidin 3-O-glucosyltransferase 5-like: MASETMKLPHVAVTASPGLGHVIPLLEFSKRLVIEHGVHVSFLVMNTNEQPSAAQAQLLQSPNLPPGLQVVDLPPVDVSAVASVRFTRLCTIAEESLKSLRSVLMEIGKPQALIIDLFASQAFDIFSELSIPIYSFFTTSVAFFTFALYLPTLDREVEGEFIDLPEPIGIPGCSSVRPEDLLDHVRNRKNDDYKWFSFHMRRLPLAAGIFLNSWEDLEPVSLKAIREHRFYLQIPTPPIYPIGPLIKQDEPLIVSDEEYLAWLDKQPSDSVLFVALGSGGTLSAEQLAEMAWGLELSKQRFIWVVRKPSDATAATYFNVGSDVNDPKTYLPEGFLDRTQGVGVVIRSWAKQAAVLRHPSTGGFLSHCGWNSSLESIYHGVPMIAWPLYSEQRMNAALLTEEIGVAVKPVLEHGKKVIEREEIKRVVRLLMESEEGKVIRHRVKKLKESGVRALGKGGSSYESFACVVEKWKEDEATK; the protein is encoded by the coding sequence ATGGCATCTGAGACCATGAAATTACCTCATGTTGCAGTCACAGCAAGCCCAGGCCTCGGCCACGTTATTCCTTTACTAGAGTTCTCTAAGCGCCTGGTCATTGAACATGGCGTCCACGTCAGCTTTCTCGTTATGAACACCAACGAGCAGCCCTCTGCAGCACAAGCCCAGCTCCTCCAGTCGCCAAACCTCCCTCCTGGTCTCCAAGTCGTTGATCTCCCACCCGTTGATGTATCAGCTGTTGCTAGCGTGCGCTTCACCCGTTTATGTACCATCGCAGAAGAGAGTCTCAAGTCCTTAAGATCGGTTTTAATGGAGATAGGTAAGCCACAAGCTCTTATCATCGATTTATTTGCTTCTCAAGCCTTCGACATATTTAGTGAACTCTCAATTCCTATATACTCTTTTTTTACTACATCCGTTGCGTTTTTCACCTTCGCGTTGTATCTTCCTACCCTTGATCGTGAGGTGGAAGGCGAGTTTATTGATCTCCCTGAACCGATTGGGATTCCGGGTTGCTCGTCCGTCCGACCGGAAGATCTTTTAGACCACGTACGTAACAGGAAGAATGATGATTACAAATGGTTTTCGTTTCACATGAGGCGATTGCCTCTAGCAGCTGGTATCTTCCTCAATTCGTGGGAGGATCTTGAGCCAGTCTCTCTCAAAGCAATAAGAGAACATCGGTTCTACCTCCAAATACCAACACCACCTATTTACCCTATTGGTCCACTCATCAAGCAAGACGAACCATTGATTGTTTCAGATGAAGAGTATTTAGCTTGGCTAGACAAGCAACCCTCTGATTCAGTTCTCTTTGTGGCGCTTGGCAGTGGTGGCACTTTGAGTGCTGAACAGCTCGCTGAGATGGCGTGGGGTCTAGAGCTGAGTAAGCAAAGGTTTATATGGGTTGTACGCAAGCCTAGCGATGCAACTGCAGCTACATACTTCAACGTGGGAAGTGATGTTAACGATCCAAAAACATATTTACCAGAAGGATTTCTGGATAGGACTCAAGGTGTGGGCGTGGTGATACGATCGTGGGCTAAGCAAGCGGCAGTGCTGCGACATCCATCGACAGGGGGATTTTTATCGCACTGTGGGTGGAACTCTTCGTTGGAGAGCATTTACCACGGCGTGCCAATGATAGCGTGGCCACTTTATTCAGAACAAAGGATGAATGCGGCGTTGCTAACAGAGGAGATTGGGGTGGCCGTTAAGCCAGTGTTGGAGCATGGAAAGAAAGTAATCGAGCGGGAAGAGATTAAAAGGGTGGTGAGGTTGTTAATGGAGAGTGAAGAGGGGAAGGTTATAAGACACAGGGTTAAGAAGTTAAAAGAAAGTGGTGTGAGAGCATTGGGCAAAGGGGGGTCTTCCTATGAGTCGTTTGCTTGTGTTGTCGAGAAATGGAAGGAAGATGAAGCTACTAAGTAA
- the LOC123229250 gene encoding anthocyanidin 3-O-glucosyltransferase 5-like, translated as MELTHVAILPSPGLGHLIPLFELAKRLVVHHSIHVSFLVIKTNEATAAQEQLLRLPTLPSGLDVVDLPLVDVSAITSDDITILARLSVIVEESLKSLKSVLTGLAFGKPSALVIDLFCTQAFQICNDLSIPTYSLFTPSVTFLAFSLYLPTLDREVEGEFIDLPESILIPGCSSVRPEDLLDQVRNRKIDEYKWFFFHISRLPLAAGIFLNSWEDLEPVSFKAIREHQFYLQIPTPPIYPIGPLVKQDEPLTVSDEEYLTWLDKQPSDSVLFVALGSGGTLSAEQLAEMAWGLELSKQRFIWVVRKPSDATAATFFNVGSDINDPKAYLPEGFLERTQGVGIVVSSWAQQVTVLRHKSTGGFLSHCGWNSSLDSICNGVPIIAWPMYAEQKMNASLLTEEIGVAVKPVIETGKKVIGQEEISRVVRLVMESEEGKVMRHKVKQLSQSASKVLEIGGSSFDMLARVAKKWKDDSKSICS; from the coding sequence ATGGAGTTAACTCATGTTGCAATCTTGCCGAGCCCTGGTTTGGGCCACCTCATTCCTCTATTCGAGCTGGCTAAGCGTCTTGTTGTTCATCACAGCATCCATGTCAGCTTCCTCGTTATCAAAACCAACGAAGCAACAGCAGCCCAGGAGCAGCTTCTCCGGCTGCCCACTCTCCCTTCTGGTCTTGACGTTGTTGATCTCCCGCTTGTTGACGTCTCAGCCATCACTAGCGACGACATCACTATCCTCGCTCGCCTCAGTGTCATTGTAGAGGAGAGTCTCAAATCCTTGAAGTCAGTTTTAACTGGGTTAGCGTTCGGCAAACCCAGTGCTCTTGTTATTGATTTGTTTTGTACTCAGGCTTTCCAAATATGCAATGACCTCTCAATTCCAACCTACTCTTTATTTACTCCATCAGTTACTTTCCTCGCCTTCTCGTTGTATCTTCCTACACTTGATCGTGAGGTAGAAGGTGAATTTATTGATCTTCCTGAATCGATTTTGATCCCCGGTTGCTCGTCTGTACGACCCGAAGATCTTTTAGACCAGGTACGAAACAGGAAGATTGATGAATACAAATGGTTTTTCTTTCACATTAGCCGATTGCCTCTAGCAGCTGGTATCTTTCTCAACTCGTGGGAGGATCTTGAGCCAGTCTCGTTTAAAGCAATAAGAGAACATCAGTTCTACTTGCAAATACCAACACCGCCAATTTACCCTATTGGTCCACTGGTCAAGCAAGACGAACCGTTGACTGTTTCAGATGAAGAATATTTGACTTGGCTAGACAAACAACCCTCTGATTCAGTTCTGTTCGTGGCGCTTGGTAGTGGTGGCACTTTGAGCGCTGAACAGCTCGCTGAGATGGCATGGGGTCTAGAACTGAGTAAGCAAAGGTTTATATGGGTTGTACGCAAGCCAAGCGATGCTACTGCAGCTACATTCTTCAACGTGGGCAGCGATATTAACGATCCAAAAGCGTATTTACCAGAAGGGTTTTTGGAGAGGACGCAAGGAGTGGGGATAGTGGTATCATCGTGGGCTCAGCAAGTGACAGTGCTACGACATAAATCAACAGGTGGGTTTTTATCTCACTGTGGGTGGAACTCTTCGTTGGACAGCATATGTAACGGCGTGCCAATCATCGCATGGCCCATGTATGCAGAACAAAAAATGAATGCTTCATTGCTCACGGAGGAGATAGGGGTGGCCGTAAAACCAGTAATAGAAACTGGGAAGAAGGTGATCGGACAGGAAGAAATAAGCAGGGTTGTGAGGTTGGTAATGGAGAGTGAAGAAGGAAAGGTAATGAGACATAAGGTTAAGCAGCTGAGTCAAAGCGCTTCCAAAGTACTGGAAAttggtggatcttcatttgacATGCTTGCTCGCGTGGCCAAGAAATGGAAGGATGACAGCAAATCTATATGCTCATAA
- the LOC123229585 gene encoding DNA-3-methyladenine glycosylase: MSVATKLQSSAKLVSEPRAILGPTGNRVKPSEDPKRKPEVAKKPLRPKKPVPKIPEQVIRNNGSVDSACSSDSSSSSASSAKKMESSRRTVMVKRNEVKNAMDSAGIVENSSPIPGPIRRCDWITANSDPLYTSFHDEEWGVPVYDDQKLFELLVFSQALAELSWQAILHKRDLFRKHFENFDISSVAQFTEKKLLSFRVNGSLVLSEAKLRAVVENAKLVLKVQREFGSFSNYCWSFVNHLPVRHGYRYARQVPVKTPKAELISKELMQRGFRCVGPTVIYSFMQVSGIVNDHLLTCFRYQECNADAKKDSKPKIEETKELNKTLEKNCLSHD, translated from the exons ATGTCTGTGGCTACTAAGCTTCAATCGTCGGCTAAACTGGTGTCCGAACCGCGCGCTATTCTCGGCCCGACTGGGAACAGAGTCAAGCCTTCCGAGGACCCGAAACGGAAACCTGAAGTTGCGAAGAAGCCACTGAGGCCAAAAAAACCGGTTCCGAAAATTCCGGAACAGGTTATCAGGAACAATGGCTCAGTGGACAGTGCGTGTTCTTCAGATTCTTCGTCTTCAAGTGCCTCTTCAGCCAAAAAAATGGAGAGTTCCAGAAGGACTGTAATGGTGAAGCGTAACGAAGTGAAGAATGCGATGGATAGCGCTGGAATTGTGGAAAATTCATCGCCAATTCCGGGGCCGATTAGGAGGTGTGATTGGATCACGGCCAACTCTG ATCCACTTTATACTTCTTTCCATGATGAAGAATGGGGAGTTCCAGTTTATGATGATCAGAAGTTGTTTGAGCTACTTGTCTTTTCACAAGCATTAGCGGAACTCAGCTGGCAAGCCATTCTTCATAAGAGAGACCTATTTAG GAAGCATTTTGAAAATTTCGACATATCATCTGTTGCACAGTTTACTGAGAAGAAGTTGTTGTCATTCAGAGTAAATGGGAGCCTAGTGCTTTCTGAAGCAAAGCTTCGTGCAGTTGTGGAGAATGCTAAACTGGTGCTCAAG GTTCAACGTGAGTTTGGTTCCTTTAGCAATTACTGCTGGAGCTTTGTGAACCATCTGCCAGTGAGACATGGATATCGATATGCACGCCAAGTGCCAGTCAAAACACCAAAAGCAGAACTTATAAGCAAGGAACTCATGCAAAGAGGATTCCGCTGTGTTGGCCCTACAGTTATTTATTCGTTCATGCAAGTGTCTGGGATTGTTAATGATCATCTCTTAACATGCTTCAGATACCAAGAGTGCAATGCAGATGCCAAAAAGGATTCAAAACCAAAGATTGAGGAGACAAAGGAACTAAACAAAACTTTGGAGAAGAATTGCTTATCCCATGACTGA
- the LOC123229586 gene encoding protein BRASSINAZOLE-RESISTANT 1-like, whose product MTSDGATSTSAARRKPTWRERENNRRRERRRRAIAAKVYTGLRAQGNYNLPKHCDNNEVLKALCMEAGWVVEEDGTTYRKGMKPPPIDIASSSTRITPYSSQNPSPLSSAFQSPVPSYPSSPTRADLNNSSNLFPLLRNVIPSSLPPLRISNSAPVTPPLSSPTKHPKPIPNWDSIAKESMSAFNYPFYAISAPASPMHRQLYAPAATIHECDESDTSTVDSGHWISFQKFASRASGVPTSPTFNLVRPVAQQVVTDDVIKEKGRNPEFQFESAPVKPWEGEKIHEVGMDELDLTLGIGKTQS is encoded by the exons ATGACGTCAGATGGGGCGACTTCCACGTCTGCTGCTCGGAGAAAGCCGACctggagggagagagagaacaACAGGCGAAGAGAGAGGCGGAGAAGAGCTATAGCAGCTAAAGTATATACTGGGTTAAGGGCTCAGGGTAATTACAATTTGCCCAAACACTGTGATAATAATGAGGTCTTGAAAGCACTTTGTATGGAGGCTGGTTGGGTCGTTGAAGAAGATGGCACTACTTATCGCAAA GGAATGAAGCCACCCCCAATTGATATAGCAAGCTCTTCAACCAGGATAACCCCTTATTCTTCCCAAAATCCAAGTCCTCTGTCTTCAGCCTTTCAAAGCCCAGTTCCTTCTTATCCATCTAGCCCTACTCGCGCAGACCTGAACAATTCCTCTAACCTTTTTCCACTCCTCCGAAATGTAATCCCTTCATCGCTTCCTCCTCTCCGGATCTCGAACAGTGCCCCTGTAACTCCACCTCTGTCATCACCAACAAAACATCCTAAACCAATTCCCAACTGGGATTCAATTGCTAAAGAATCCATGTCAGCCTTCAATTATCCTTTCTATGCTATTTCTGCTCCGGCTAGTCCAATGCATCGTCAGTTGTATGCCCCAGCAGCTACTATACATGAATGCGACGAATCTGATACATCCACTGTTGATTCCGGTCACTGGATAAGCTTTCAGAAATTTGCATCACGTGCATCTGGGGTACCAACCTCTCCAACCTTTAACCTGGTGAGGCCTGTGGCTCAACAAGTTGTTACTGATGATGTGATCAAGGAGAAGGGGCGAAATCCAGAGTTTCAGTTTGAAAGTGCACCTGTGAAGCCGTGGGAAGGGGAGAAGATTCATGAGGTAGGAATGGATGAGCTGGACCTCACACTTGGAATAGGAAAGACTCAGAGTTAA
- the LOC123229709 gene encoding NAC domain containing protein 52-like isoform X1: protein MYMLCLNWVRMCPPAASPLPDIDISSTYEELFGSLEKMNKGYPLPSNVINDVDPYNHMPSNLPDGLWFLVSCKDNKSVQHGHWKAKGEACEIFSNSLITGWRTTLEFYDGQDPHGCKTDWVMQEYRITQKKWCKSKKAEDVSSLCRVFLIDRSGPTHEKKQKMAAVSAADINGGTHIDPAELSSARVNHDRDQGSTSKHQVLQVNNDNDETKEMPAMENHLSRDDYLELLDLVDPLSPSSSSENSSCLTMSSDEYFDSWALLQELETKNNNGIAAKNAGYKYSFPTSQKSNEVVMLPESLVSLERSKSTGKEIFKCGSSTPYSATANRNLEQLGEKQVIRVEKADYKDEGPSNPQYPAISSDRNLAIPKGGRKPTNGRIKKLKKNYFRFMPF, encoded by the exons atgtatat GCTCTGCTTGAATTGGGTTAGGATGTGTCCTCCAGCAGCTTCCCCACTCCCTGATATTGATATTTCTTCTACTTATGAGGAGTTATTTGGTTCTTTGGAGAAAATGAACAAGGGATACCCGCTTCCAAGCAATGTGATTAATGATGTGGATCCATACAATCATATGCCCTCAAATTTACCtg ATGGACTGTGGTTCTTGGTTTCTTGCAAGGACAACAAAAGTGTACAGCACGGGCATTGGAAGGCTAAAGGGGAGGCCTGCGAAATATTCTCCAACTCTCTCATTACTGGTTGGAGAACGACTCTTGAATTTTATGATGGTCAAGACCCACATGGGTGTAAAACCGATTGGGTAATGCAAGAATACAGGATAACGCAGAAGAAATGGTGTAAAAGCAAAAAGGCAGAG GATGTTAGCTCACTTTGCAGAGTCTTCTTGATTGATAGATCAGGTCCTACCCATGAAAAAAAGCAGAAAATGGCTGCTGTATCTGCTGCAGACATAAACGGTGGAACCCACATTGACCCAGCAGAGTTAAGTTCTGCAAGAGTTAATCATGATAGAGATCAAGGCTCTACAAGCAAGCACCAG GTTTTGCAGGTgaataatgataatgatgagACAAAAGAGATGCCTGCTATGGAGAATCATTTATCCAGAGATGACTACCTGGAATTGTTGGATCTTGTCGACCCACTATCACCTTCTTCAAGTTCAGAAAATTCAAGTTGCTTGACCATGTCTTCAGATGAATATTTTGATTCATGGGCTTTGTTGCAAGAGCTAGAAACTAAAAATAACAATGGCATAGCTGCAAAGAATGCAGGGTACAAGTATAGTTTTCCTACATCTCAGAAATCAAACGAAGTGGTTATGTTGCCAG AGTCTCTTGTTAGCTTAGAAAGAAGCAAGTCTACAGGTAAAGAAATCTTCAAATGCGGTTCTTCGACACCTTACTCAGCCACGGCGAATAGAAATCTAGAGCAACTTGGTGAGAAGCAAGTGATCAGAGTTGAGAAAGCAGACTACAAGGATGAAGGTCCATCTAATCCTCAATACCCTGCGATATCATCTGATAGAAACTTAGCAATTCCAAAGGGGGGAAGGAAGCCTACTAATGGCAGAATTAAAAAGCTTAAGAAGAATTACTTCCGCTTTATGCCATTTTAG
- the LOC123229709 gene encoding NAC domain containing protein 52-like isoform X2: MYMLCLNWVRMCPPAASPLPDIDISSTYEELFGSLEKMNKGYPLPSNVINDVDPYNHMPSNLPDGLWFLVSCKDNKSVQHGHWKAKGEACEIFSNSLITGWRTTLEFYDGQDPHGCKTDWVMQEYRITQKKWCKSKKAEDVSSLCRVFLIDRSGPTHEKKQKMAAVSAADINGGTHIDPAELSSARVNHDRDQGSTSKHQVNNDNDETKEMPAMENHLSRDDYLELLDLVDPLSPSSSSENSSCLTMSSDEYFDSWALLQELETKNNNGIAAKNAGYKYSFPTSQKSNEVVMLPESLVSLERSKSTGKEIFKCGSSTPYSATANRNLEQLGEKQVIRVEKADYKDEGPSNPQYPAISSDRNLAIPKGGRKPTNGRIKKLKKNYFRFMPF, encoded by the exons atgtatat GCTCTGCTTGAATTGGGTTAGGATGTGTCCTCCAGCAGCTTCCCCACTCCCTGATATTGATATTTCTTCTACTTATGAGGAGTTATTTGGTTCTTTGGAGAAAATGAACAAGGGATACCCGCTTCCAAGCAATGTGATTAATGATGTGGATCCATACAATCATATGCCCTCAAATTTACCtg ATGGACTGTGGTTCTTGGTTTCTTGCAAGGACAACAAAAGTGTACAGCACGGGCATTGGAAGGCTAAAGGGGAGGCCTGCGAAATATTCTCCAACTCTCTCATTACTGGTTGGAGAACGACTCTTGAATTTTATGATGGTCAAGACCCACATGGGTGTAAAACCGATTGGGTAATGCAAGAATACAGGATAACGCAGAAGAAATGGTGTAAAAGCAAAAAGGCAGAG GATGTTAGCTCACTTTGCAGAGTCTTCTTGATTGATAGATCAGGTCCTACCCATGAAAAAAAGCAGAAAATGGCTGCTGTATCTGCTGCAGACATAAACGGTGGAACCCACATTGACCCAGCAGAGTTAAGTTCTGCAAGAGTTAATCATGATAGAGATCAAGGCTCTACAAGCAAGCACCAG GTgaataatgataatgatgagACAAAAGAGATGCCTGCTATGGAGAATCATTTATCCAGAGATGACTACCTGGAATTGTTGGATCTTGTCGACCCACTATCACCTTCTTCAAGTTCAGAAAATTCAAGTTGCTTGACCATGTCTTCAGATGAATATTTTGATTCATGGGCTTTGTTGCAAGAGCTAGAAACTAAAAATAACAATGGCATAGCTGCAAAGAATGCAGGGTACAAGTATAGTTTTCCTACATCTCAGAAATCAAACGAAGTGGTTATGTTGCCAG AGTCTCTTGTTAGCTTAGAAAGAAGCAAGTCTACAGGTAAAGAAATCTTCAAATGCGGTTCTTCGACACCTTACTCAGCCACGGCGAATAGAAATCTAGAGCAACTTGGTGAGAAGCAAGTGATCAGAGTTGAGAAAGCAGACTACAAGGATGAAGGTCCATCTAATCCTCAATACCCTGCGATATCATCTGATAGAAACTTAGCAATTCCAAAGGGGGGAAGGAAGCCTACTAATGGCAGAATTAAAAAGCTTAAGAAGAATTACTTCCGCTTTATGCCATTTTAG
- the LOC123229709 gene encoding NAC domain-containing protein 76-like isoform X3, which translates to MCPPAASPLPDIDISSTYEELFGSLEKMNKGYPLPSNVINDVDPYNHMPSNLPDGLWFLVSCKDNKSVQHGHWKAKGEACEIFSNSLITGWRTTLEFYDGQDPHGCKTDWVMQEYRITQKKWCKSKKAEDVSSLCRVFLIDRSGPTHEKKQKMAAVSAADINGGTHIDPAELSSARVNHDRDQGSTSKHQVLQVNNDNDETKEMPAMENHLSRDDYLELLDLVDPLSPSSSSENSSCLTMSSDEYFDSWALLQELETKNNNGIAAKNAGYKYSFPTSQKSNEVVMLPESLVSLERSKSTGKEIFKCGSSTPYSATANRNLEQLGEKQVIRVEKADYKDEGPSNPQYPAISSDRNLAIPKGGRKPTNGRIKKLKKNYFRFMPF; encoded by the exons ATGTGTCCTCCAGCAGCTTCCCCACTCCCTGATATTGATATTTCTTCTACTTATGAGGAGTTATTTGGTTCTTTGGAGAAAATGAACAAGGGATACCCGCTTCCAAGCAATGTGATTAATGATGTGGATCCATACAATCATATGCCCTCAAATTTACCtg ATGGACTGTGGTTCTTGGTTTCTTGCAAGGACAACAAAAGTGTACAGCACGGGCATTGGAAGGCTAAAGGGGAGGCCTGCGAAATATTCTCCAACTCTCTCATTACTGGTTGGAGAACGACTCTTGAATTTTATGATGGTCAAGACCCACATGGGTGTAAAACCGATTGGGTAATGCAAGAATACAGGATAACGCAGAAGAAATGGTGTAAAAGCAAAAAGGCAGAG GATGTTAGCTCACTTTGCAGAGTCTTCTTGATTGATAGATCAGGTCCTACCCATGAAAAAAAGCAGAAAATGGCTGCTGTATCTGCTGCAGACATAAACGGTGGAACCCACATTGACCCAGCAGAGTTAAGTTCTGCAAGAGTTAATCATGATAGAGATCAAGGCTCTACAAGCAAGCACCAG GTTTTGCAGGTgaataatgataatgatgagACAAAAGAGATGCCTGCTATGGAGAATCATTTATCCAGAGATGACTACCTGGAATTGTTGGATCTTGTCGACCCACTATCACCTTCTTCAAGTTCAGAAAATTCAAGTTGCTTGACCATGTCTTCAGATGAATATTTTGATTCATGGGCTTTGTTGCAAGAGCTAGAAACTAAAAATAACAATGGCATAGCTGCAAAGAATGCAGGGTACAAGTATAGTTTTCCTACATCTCAGAAATCAAACGAAGTGGTTATGTTGCCAG AGTCTCTTGTTAGCTTAGAAAGAAGCAAGTCTACAGGTAAAGAAATCTTCAAATGCGGTTCTTCGACACCTTACTCAGCCACGGCGAATAGAAATCTAGAGCAACTTGGTGAGAAGCAAGTGATCAGAGTTGAGAAAGCAGACTACAAGGATGAAGGTCCATCTAATCCTCAATACCCTGCGATATCATCTGATAGAAACTTAGCAATTCCAAAGGGGGGAAGGAAGCCTACTAATGGCAGAATTAAAAAGCTTAAGAAGAATTACTTCCGCTTTATGCCATTTTAG